One window of the Arthrobacter sp. zg-Y919 genome contains the following:
- the coaD gene encoding pantetheine-phosphate adenylyltransferase: MQRAVCPGSFDPIHNGHLEVIARAANLFDEVIVAVSTNYAKTYRFSSEERLSLAAETLGSLRGVSVVPMGDGLLADFCHDHGASAIVKGLRSVQDYQYELPMAVMNRQLTGVETVFLAAESSYAHLSSSLIKEVAALGGDVSGYVPTAVLKRLTEG; the protein is encoded by the coding sequence ATGCAACGTGCTGTATGCCCAGGCTCCTTTGATCCCATCCACAACGGACACCTCGAGGTGATCGCCCGCGCGGCCAATCTCTTCGACGAAGTCATCGTGGCGGTATCGACCAACTATGCGAAAACGTACCGGTTCAGCTCCGAGGAACGCCTGTCCCTGGCAGCCGAAACCCTCGGGTCGCTGCGCGGGGTGTCCGTGGTTCCCATGGGGGACGGGCTGCTGGCCGACTTCTGCCACGACCACGGTGCCTCTGCCATCGTGAAGGGACTGCGGTCCGTCCAGGATTACCAGTACGAACTGCCGATGGCCGTGATGAACCGGCAGCTCACCGGCGTCGAAACCGTGTTCCTGGCTGCGGAAAGCAGTTATGCCCATCTCTCCTCCTCCCTGATCAAGGAAGTGGCGGCTCTGGGCGGCGATGTCTCCGGTTATGTTCCGACGGCGGTGCTGAAGCGCCTGACGGAAGGCTAG
- a CDS encoding YdcF family protein, with protein MTFLRWFLGHRLLRRCTTAALCLLAVWILVASNLFVYPSASAGVPARADAVVVLAGASSERLPVGLDLLEQGYAPVLVLSATYTPGNRDTDAICARNLNPRVVCFSPAPMTTRGEARAVARLAKDRGWTDILVVTSRYHVTRAELNLDQCSSANITMVESAPQLGPGQWLGRFVEETGGVAAGLIRPACANPV; from the coding sequence GTGACTTTCCTCCGCTGGTTCCTGGGGCACCGGCTGCTCCGGCGCTGCACGACGGCGGCTCTGTGCCTTTTGGCAGTCTGGATCCTGGTTGCATCGAACCTATTTGTCTATCCTTCGGCCAGTGCCGGTGTACCCGCCCGGGCAGACGCCGTCGTCGTCCTGGCCGGTGCCAGCAGCGAGCGGCTGCCGGTGGGGCTGGACCTGCTGGAACAGGGTTACGCCCCGGTGCTGGTCCTTTCCGCAACCTACACGCCCGGCAACAGGGACACTGACGCTATCTGCGCCCGGAACCTCAATCCGCGCGTGGTCTGCTTTTCCCCGGCCCCGATGACCACCCGCGGGGAGGCGCGTGCCGTCGCCCGGCTGGCGAAGGACAGAGGCTGGACGGACATCCTCGTGGTGACTTCGCGCTATCACGTGACCCGTGCTGAACTGAACCTGGATCAGTGCAGCTCCGCGAACATCACCATGGTTGAGTCCGCGCCACAGCTGGGACCCGGGCAGTGGCTTGGCCGCTTCGTGGAAGAGACCGGCGGGGTGGCGGCCGGGCTGATCCGCCCCGCCTGCGCCAACCCGGTTTAG
- the rpmF gene encoding 50S ribosomal protein L32 produces MAVPKRKMSRANTRARRSQWKATAPNLVKTVENGRVTYSLPHQAKVVTDSAGTALFLEYKGRKVADV; encoded by the coding sequence GTGGCTGTTCCGAAGCGGAAAATGTCCCGCGCGAATACACGTGCACGCCGGTCCCAGTGGAAGGCGACCGCGCCCAACCTGGTGAAGACCGTGGAGAACGGCCGCGTCACCTATAGCCTGCCGCACCAGGCCAAGGTCGTAACCGACTCCGCCGGCACCGCGCTGTTCCTTGAATACAAGGGCCGCAAGGTAGCGGACGTCTAA
- the rsmD gene encoding 16S rRNA (guanine(966)-N(2))-methyltransferase RsmD yields the protein MSRIIAGAAGGTTLFSVPGDGTRPTTDRVKEALFSRLESYGVLQDAKVVDLFAGSGALGVESASRGAAAVDLVELADKPAATCRENAGLVNKILGRTCVNVHRAKVETFLLRVPADVLWDVVFIDPPYALTEPELATVLTSLAGHLADGAVVVLERSTRSPEPVWPEGMERFSERKYGETTLWFAEPAAEDTGSAEDTAQA from the coding sequence ATGAGCCGCATTATTGCCGGGGCTGCCGGCGGAACCACCCTGTTCAGTGTTCCCGGAGACGGGACGCGTCCCACCACGGACCGCGTGAAGGAAGCACTTTTTTCCCGCCTGGAGTCCTACGGGGTCCTGCAGGACGCCAAGGTGGTGGACCTGTTCGCCGGCTCCGGGGCATTGGGTGTGGAGAGCGCCAGCCGCGGTGCCGCCGCCGTCGACCTGGTGGAACTCGCCGATAAGCCGGCAGCCACGTGCCGGGAGAATGCCGGGCTGGTCAACAAGATCCTGGGCCGGACCTGCGTGAACGTGCACCGGGCCAAGGTGGAAACCTTCCTGCTGCGTGTCCCTGCCGACGTGCTGTGGGACGTGGTCTTCATTGACCCGCCCTATGCCTTGACCGAACCGGAACTGGCCACGGTGCTCACCTCGCTGGCCGGGCACCTCGCGGACGGAGCCGTTGTGGTGCTGGAACGTTCCACGCGTTCGCCCGAACCGGTCTGGCCGGAGGGGATGGAGCGCTTCAGCGAGCGGAAATACGGCGAGACCACCCTCTGGTTCGCGGAGCCTGCCGCTGAGGATACCGGGTCCGCTGAGGATACAGCGCAGGCCTAG
- a CDS encoding DAK2 domain-containing protein, with the protein MKRWLSNAEVSLGNHSDRLNAINIFPVADGDTGTNLYLTLRAASSAAAAADTSDIGELLGTAGRAAMESARGNSGTLFSVFLTAMAEPLAGATRLSAPLLASSMQRAQLRSWSVLSDPVPGTMLSVLEAAAHAASDSEAAVTGDDSNVGLALTLRAMMDAALAAVIHTESQLDALTRARVVDAGGVGFLLVLDALRAAALGEELQEELLDGLHGYDVQDPHIHAHMPRMEGVEVMCTITLSPLDAATLRLQLDELGDSVIMSAVSPVGDGYRWRIHVHTPDAGTTIDLLRSLGEPQNLTITELSADGHETNEIPGAHGL; encoded by the coding sequence TTGAAGCGATGGTTGAGCAATGCAGAGGTCTCGCTTGGCAACCACAGCGACCGGCTCAATGCCATCAATATCTTTCCCGTCGCCGACGGCGACACAGGCACCAACCTCTACCTGACGCTGCGGGCCGCGTCCTCGGCTGCCGCAGCCGCAGACACCTCCGATATCGGTGAGCTGCTGGGCACGGCCGGCCGTGCCGCCATGGAGTCGGCGCGGGGCAACTCCGGAACCCTGTTTTCCGTTTTCCTTACGGCCATGGCCGAGCCCCTGGCCGGAGCCACCCGGCTCTCTGCACCGCTGCTCGCCTCCTCCATGCAGCGTGCACAGCTGCGTTCCTGGTCGGTGCTCAGCGACCCGGTGCCCGGCACCATGCTCTCTGTCCTTGAGGCGGCTGCCCATGCAGCCTCCGACAGCGAAGCAGCCGTCACCGGCGACGACAGCAACGTCGGACTGGCACTCACGCTGCGGGCGATGATGGACGCCGCCCTGGCCGCCGTCATCCACACCGAGAGCCAGTTGGATGCCCTCACCCGGGCCCGTGTGGTGGACGCCGGAGGCGTCGGCTTCCTGCTGGTGCTCGACGCGCTGCGTGCGGCTGCCCTGGGGGAGGAGCTGCAGGAGGAACTGCTGGACGGGCTGCACGGCTATGACGTACAGGATCCGCATATCCACGCGCACATGCCCCGCATGGAAGGCGTGGAAGTCATGTGCACCATCACCCTGAGCCCGCTGGATGCCGCCACCCTGCGGCTGCAGCTGGACGAACTGGGGGACTCCGTCATCATGAGTGCCGTCAGCCCGGTTGGGGACGGCTACCGCTGGCGGATCCACGTCCACACACCGGATGCCGGCACCACCATCGACCTGCTGCGCAGCCTGGGCGAACCCCAGAACCTGACCATCACCGAGCTGTCCGCCGACGGCCACGAAACCAATGAAATCCCCGGGGCACATGGACTCTAG
- a CDS encoding ATP-dependent DNA helicase RecG gives MDSRLPGELDFPLDRRIGKTTANAMEKQLGLKTVGDLLHHFPRRYLERGELTPIADIPFDEDVTLIARVQSNNRRQMRARKGTIVEVVVTDDTDGSLGQLHLTFFNGFNASKELTVGTRAMFSGKVGAYKGQLQLTNPSYVLLDEEAVDEEEAKRPIPVYRASARVASPTIAKSVSMLLDTMEGARLRDPIPTAIRQRDRLPDVVEAYNKIHRPATMEEAYAARHRFRYQEALVLQTALARRRALTAQEEATARPAVPGGLLDRFDASLPFTLTNGQASIGADLSAELAGDHPMNRLLQGEVGSGKTLVALRAMLQVIDAGGQAALLAPTEVLAAQHYESISAMLGPLGRGGQLDGDPDGTRVALLTGSMNTAGRKAALLDAASGAAGIIIGTHALLSEHVSFADLGLVVVDEQHRFGVEQRDVLRTKGHSTPHLLVMTATPIPRTVAMTVFGDLEVSTLTELPAGRAPISTFVSPLAENPRWEPRIWSRAREEIDAGRQVYVVCPKIGAKEDEPGTDLALFDAKEAAERRARAERQELTSVTELSEYLTTVPALAGKSIAPLHGRLDPADKHETMAAFNRGEIDVLVSTTVIEVGVDVPNASLMVIMDADRFGISQLHQLRGRVGRGGLPGTCLLVTQLEPGHPSRERLEAVAATTDGFELSRKDLELRREGDILGASQSGGRSTLKLLRAVQDEKLIEKARADAVALVAEDPDLREYPALDEAIEAYLNPEAEAFLERG, from the coding sequence ATGGACTCTAGGCTCCCCGGGGAACTCGACTTTCCACTGGACCGACGGATCGGCAAAACCACGGCCAATGCCATGGAGAAACAGCTTGGCCTGAAGACCGTTGGCGATCTGCTTCACCATTTCCCGCGCCGGTACCTGGAGCGCGGCGAGCTCACGCCCATCGCCGACATACCGTTCGACGAAGACGTCACCCTGATTGCCCGCGTGCAGAGCAATAACCGCCGGCAGATGCGGGCCCGCAAGGGGACCATCGTCGAGGTGGTGGTTACCGATGACACCGACGGCAGCCTTGGGCAGCTTCACCTGACGTTTTTCAACGGATTCAATGCGTCCAAGGAACTCACTGTGGGCACCCGGGCCATGTTTTCCGGCAAGGTGGGCGCCTACAAGGGCCAGCTGCAGCTGACCAATCCCAGCTATGTGCTCCTGGACGAGGAAGCCGTGGATGAGGAGGAAGCCAAGCGCCCCATCCCCGTGTACCGCGCTTCGGCCCGGGTGGCCAGTCCGACCATCGCCAAGTCCGTGTCGATGCTGCTGGACACGATGGAAGGCGCCCGGCTGCGCGATCCGATCCCGACAGCGATCCGGCAGCGCGACCGCCTTCCCGACGTCGTGGAGGCCTATAACAAGATCCACCGTCCCGCCACCATGGAGGAGGCCTACGCCGCCAGGCACCGGTTCCGGTACCAGGAAGCCCTGGTCCTGCAGACCGCACTGGCCCGGCGTCGTGCCCTGACCGCCCAAGAGGAAGCCACCGCACGTCCTGCCGTGCCCGGCGGGCTGCTGGACCGCTTTGACGCGTCCCTTCCCTTTACCCTGACCAACGGCCAGGCCTCCATCGGCGCCGACCTATCGGCCGAGCTGGCCGGTGACCACCCCATGAACCGGCTCCTGCAGGGCGAGGTCGGGTCGGGCAAGACGCTGGTGGCACTGCGGGCCATGCTGCAGGTGATCGACGCCGGGGGACAGGCGGCCCTGCTGGCCCCCACGGAAGTCCTCGCGGCCCAGCACTACGAATCCATCAGCGCCATGCTCGGCCCGCTGGGACGCGGCGGGCAGCTGGACGGCGACCCGGACGGGACGCGGGTGGCACTGCTCACCGGTTCGATGAACACCGCCGGACGCAAGGCAGCCCTGCTGGACGCCGCCAGCGGCGCGGCCGGGATCATCATCGGCACGCATGCCCTGCTGTCCGAGCATGTGTCCTTCGCCGACCTCGGACTGGTGGTGGTGGATGAACAGCACCGGTTCGGCGTCGAGCAGCGCGATGTGCTGCGCACCAAGGGCCACAGCACCCCGCACCTGCTGGTGATGACGGCCACGCCCATTCCGCGTACGGTCGCCATGACCGTCTTCGGGGACCTGGAGGTCTCCACCCTGACCGAGCTGCCGGCGGGACGTGCCCCCATTTCCACCTTCGTTTCACCGCTGGCCGAGAACCCGCGGTGGGAGCCGCGGATCTGGTCCCGTGCGCGGGAAGAGATCGACGCCGGCCGGCAGGTCTACGTGGTCTGCCCCAAAATCGGCGCCAAGGAAGACGAGCCGGGGACCGACCTGGCACTGTTCGATGCGAAGGAAGCAGCGGAGCGACGTGCGCGTGCCGAGCGGCAGGAGCTGACCTCCGTGACCGAGCTGTCCGAGTACCTGACCACGGTGCCCGCCCTTGCCGGCAAGAGCATTGCGCCGCTGCACGGCCGGCTGGACCCGGCCGACAAGCACGAGACCATGGCCGCCTTCAACCGTGGAGAAATCGATGTGCTGGTTTCCACCACCGTCATCGAGGTGGGTGTGGACGTTCCCAACGCCTCACTCATGGTGATTATGGACGCGGACCGTTTCGGTATCTCCCAGCTGCACCAGCTGCGTGGACGGGTGGGCCGCGGCGGGCTGCCCGGTACCTGCCTGCTGGTGACGCAGCTGGAACCGGGGCATCCGAGCCGTGAACGGCTGGAGGCCGTGGCCGCCACCACCGACGGCTTTGAACTCTCCCGCAAGGACCTGGAACTGCGCCGCGAAGGCGACATCCTCGGCGCCAGCCAGTCCGGCGGCCGGTCCACCCTGAAGCTGCTGCGCGCGGTCCAGGACGAAAAGCTCATCGAAAAGGCCCGGGCGGACGCCGTGGCCCTGGTCGCCGAGGATCCGGACCTGCGCGAATACCCGGCCCTGGATGAGGCGATCGAGGCCTACCTGAATCCCGAGGCCGAAGCGTTCCTGGAACGCGGCTGA
- the wecB gene encoding UDP-N-acetylglucosamine 2-epimerase (non-hydrolyzing): protein MPIYGTRPEAIKMAPIIAELQRTPGLECFVTVTGQHRSMLDQVNQLFGISPDHDLNIFEPGQSLNEILVRTIGGLDKLFAVNRPDAVLVQGDTTTSTAAALAAFNHGIPVVHVEAGLRSGDPLSPFPEEGNRKITSQIASLHLAPTETSRANLLAENIHPTSIVVTGNTVIDALLATVQKQVPFVDPRLEELASSGRRVLLVTTHRRENQGEAMNDIGRALARIAAAEPDLTIVLPIHRNPVVREAVLPHLESARNVLVTEPLEYGEFTRVLSLAHVILTDSGGVQEEAPSLGRPVLVMRDNTERPEAVVAGVVKLIGTDEDRIVWEVDRLLHDQEHYDSMAEAMNPYGDGTAAKRSVEAISTIFPEEEANRKYIQKA, encoded by the coding sequence ATGCCTATTTACGGAACGCGCCCCGAGGCCATCAAGATGGCACCGATTATCGCCGAGCTTCAGCGGACCCCAGGTCTGGAATGTTTTGTTACGGTGACGGGCCAGCACCGCTCGATGCTGGACCAGGTCAACCAGCTTTTCGGCATCTCGCCAGACCATGACCTGAATATTTTCGAACCAGGCCAGTCACTCAACGAGATACTTGTCCGGACTATCGGCGGGCTGGATAAACTCTTTGCAGTCAACCGGCCGGATGCCGTTCTAGTCCAGGGCGACACCACCACATCCACAGCCGCGGCGCTTGCTGCCTTCAACCACGGAATTCCAGTGGTTCATGTCGAAGCCGGCCTCCGCAGCGGCGATCCGCTCTCTCCGTTCCCCGAAGAGGGCAACCGGAAGATCACGTCCCAGATCGCGAGTCTCCACTTGGCCCCGACTGAGACCAGCCGCGCCAATCTGCTGGCCGAGAACATTCATCCAACAAGCATTGTGGTCACCGGCAACACGGTCATAGACGCACTGCTGGCCACTGTGCAGAAGCAGGTGCCGTTTGTGGATCCGAGGCTGGAAGAGCTGGCGTCGTCCGGCCGGCGGGTTCTTCTGGTCACCACCCACAGGCGGGAAAACCAGGGCGAGGCAATGAACGATATAGGCCGGGCGCTGGCCCGTATTGCCGCCGCCGAGCCTGATCTGACAATCGTCCTGCCGATCCACCGCAACCCTGTGGTGCGGGAGGCAGTCCTCCCCCATCTTGAATCCGCACGCAACGTGCTCGTCACCGAGCCGCTCGAATACGGCGAATTCACCCGCGTGCTGTCCCTGGCCCACGTCATCCTGACCGATTCCGGCGGCGTGCAGGAAGAGGCCCCCAGCCTTGGTAGGCCCGTCCTGGTTATGCGGGACAACACCGAACGCCCCGAGGCCGTCGTGGCCGGCGTGGTGAAGCTCATCGGCACCGATGAGGACCGAATCGTCTGGGAAGTGGATCGGCTGCTCCATGACCAGGAGCACTACGACTCCATGGCCGAGGCCATGAACCCGTATGGGGACGGCACTGCGGCGAAGCGGAGCGTGGAGGCTATCTCGACGATTTTTCCCGAAGAGGAAGCGAACCGTAAGTACATTCAGAAAGCATAG
- the rnc gene encoding ribonuclease III codes for MKNTEELMKRLGVDIDAGTLRLALTHRSYAYEQGGIPTNERLEFLGDSILGFSVTDALYRDNPDLSEGELAKRRSAVVSTRALAGIARNLGLGEYILLGQGEKLTNGRDKSSILADTTEAIIGAVYLDHGIETARQMVMRLVGPLLSNAEALGAGTDWKTSIQEIAAGRKMGDIEYRVSGSGPDHSRSFVAVLHIGDKPYGTGTGHSKKEAEQEAAAASWKMINAKEADSAAAGA; via the coding sequence GTGAAGAATACTGAAGAGCTTATGAAGCGTCTCGGTGTCGATATCGACGCCGGGACGCTTCGTCTTGCACTCACGCACCGTTCCTACGCTTACGAGCAGGGCGGCATCCCCACGAACGAGCGCCTGGAATTCCTTGGCGACTCCATCCTGGGGTTCTCGGTAACCGATGCGCTTTACCGGGATAATCCTGATCTTTCCGAGGGCGAGCTGGCCAAGCGCCGCTCCGCCGTCGTGAGTACCCGTGCCCTTGCCGGTATCGCCCGGAACCTGGGCCTCGGGGAGTACATCCTGCTGGGACAGGGCGAAAAGCTCACCAACGGGCGGGACAAATCCTCCATCCTTGCGGACACCACCGAGGCAATCATCGGTGCCGTGTACCTGGACCACGGGATCGAAACCGCCCGGCAAATGGTGATGCGTCTCGTGGGCCCGCTGCTGTCCAACGCCGAAGCCCTGGGCGCCGGTACGGACTGGAAGACGAGTATCCAGGAAATCGCTGCCGGCCGGAAAATGGGCGACATCGAATACCGGGTTTCCGGTTCCGGTCCCGACCATTCCCGCAGCTTCGTCGCCGTGCTCCACATCGGCGACAAGCCGTACGGCACCGGTACCGGCCATTCCAAGAAGGAAGCCGAGCAGGAAGCCGCCGCTGCCTCCTGGAAGATGATCAACGCTAAGGAAGCCGACTCCGCGGCTGCCGGCGCCTAG
- a CDS encoding fused MFS/spermidine synthase → MNASRLLRGIGAHATITEDGFTPGAYILSIGGAEQSHVDLARPHEIFYEYLRRMGNVLDLAAPAGQPLRALHLGAGALTLTRYLQATRPGSKQVAVELERELLDFVLAHLPLPDGTVLETVIGDARESLGRFAGQSFDVIVLDIFAGPDAPAHLATADFYDELAALLSPAGVLLVNVGDDPPLTFARRQVRELQSAVGTAGEVAALAQQDMFSGRYPGNIVLAATLVPWPGEWTEQLHAAGPQPAAVLTGEDLDVFTG, encoded by the coding sequence GTGAACGCGTCCCGGCTACTGCGCGGCATCGGCGCCCACGCCACCATCACCGAGGACGGCTTCACACCCGGCGCCTACATACTGAGCATCGGCGGCGCTGAACAGTCGCACGTGGATCTGGCCCGGCCGCATGAGATCTTCTACGAATACCTGCGCCGGATGGGAAATGTCCTGGACCTGGCCGCACCGGCCGGGCAGCCGCTGCGCGCCCTGCACCTGGGCGCCGGGGCGCTGACCCTCACCCGTTATCTCCAGGCCACCCGCCCCGGATCGAAACAGGTGGCGGTGGAACTCGAACGCGAACTGCTGGACTTCGTGCTGGCGCATCTGCCGCTGCCGGACGGCACGGTCCTGGAAACCGTGATCGGCGATGCCCGCGAGTCACTCGGCCGCTTTGCCGGGCAGAGCTTCGACGTCATCGTGCTGGACATCTTCGCCGGCCCGGACGCCCCGGCCCATTTGGCGACGGCGGACTTCTACGACGAGCTGGCGGCCCTGCTCTCCCCCGCCGGCGTGCTGCTGGTCAACGTCGGGGACGACCCGCCCCTTACCTTCGCGCGCCGGCAGGTGCGGGAGCTGCAGTCTGCCGTGGGCACGGCCGGAGAGGTGGCGGCGCTGGCCCAGCAGGACATGTTTAGCGGCCGCTATCCCGGAAACATCGTGCTTGCGGCGACCCTCGTCCCCTGGCCGGGCGAGTGGACCGAGCAGCTCCACGCCGCCGGACCGCAGCCGGCGGCGGTACTGACCGGCGAGGACCTGGACGTGTTTACCGGCTAG
- a CDS encoding DUF177 domain-containing protein, with amino-acid sequence MAVNVRDLGRSPGTMRTLHEHVPAPKDFGVALIGVPEGSSLELDLRLEAVHEGILVSGIAIAPVRGECGRCLKPLAYDQEVDVQELFYYEDAESFEEEDEEEQHRIERDVIDLEPVLRDAVVLTMPFQPVCREDCPGLCSECGARLEEDPGHHHEVVDPRWAALAGLTGTAAEDTAAPSTESDEREES; translated from the coding sequence CTGGCGGTAAACGTCAGGGATCTCGGGCGCAGCCCGGGAACGATGCGGACTCTTCATGAACATGTTCCGGCACCGAAAGACTTCGGTGTTGCGCTTATCGGCGTTCCGGAAGGATCCAGCCTCGAGCTAGACCTGAGGTTGGAGGCCGTGCACGAAGGGATTTTGGTATCCGGCATTGCAATCGCTCCCGTAAGGGGCGAATGCGGCCGCTGCCTGAAGCCACTCGCGTACGACCAAGAAGTCGATGTGCAGGAACTCTTCTACTACGAGGACGCCGAGTCCTTCGAAGAAGAAGATGAAGAAGAGCAACACCGGATCGAGCGAGATGTCATCGATCTTGAACCGGTATTGCGGGACGCAGTGGTTCTTACCATGCCGTTCCAGCCGGTGTGCCGGGAAGACTGCCCAGGCCTTTGCTCCGAATGCGGAGCGCGCCTAGAGGAGGATCCGGGTCACCACCATGAAGTTGTGGATCCTCGCTGGGCAGCCCTCGCCGGGCTGACCGGCACGGCCGCAGAAGATACTGCGGCACCAAGTACAGAGTCAGACGAGAGAGAAGAGAGTTAG
- a CDS encoding aminotransferase class I/II-fold pyridoxal phosphate-dependent enzyme: MSATTAASLLRAQHGTGPGTGAGTAQPWQRTAAGANLLAPDGNLGVTIFEEITALAGRHGAINLGQGFPDEDGPVEILEAARAAISAGANQYAPGQGLPVLRSAVAAHQERFYGLQVDPDSEVIVSTGATEAIASALLALTGPGDDVLTFEPFYDSYGAVIGLSGATHTTVALEAPRFLPADGALAAAFSDRTRVVLVNNPHNPTGAVLPREVLQEIVDLAAKHNAVIVTDEVYEHLTFGPVHIPVATLPGAAERTLTISSAGKTFSVTGWKIGWLTGPAPLVAAVRTVKTFLSYTSGTPFQSAVAVGLGLDDSYFTGAAAALQAKRDLLGSGLRAAGMEVLPSSGTYFVTADTSALGITDATELARRLPELIGVAAIPVAVFCHAEGAQRTRSLLRFAFCKKTDVLDSASERLARLGGLL, translated from the coding sequence ATGAGTGCAACCACAGCCGCGTCCCTGCTCCGCGCACAGCACGGCACCGGACCAGGCACCGGAGCAGGTACAGCCCAGCCCTGGCAGCGGACGGCCGCTGGTGCCAACCTTCTGGCTCCGGACGGCAACCTCGGGGTGACCATTTTCGAGGAGATCACTGCCCTGGCCGGACGGCACGGAGCCATCAACCTGGGCCAGGGCTTTCCCGACGAAGACGGCCCGGTGGAAATACTCGAAGCGGCCCGGGCCGCCATCTCCGCCGGGGCCAACCAGTACGCCCCGGGACAGGGCCTGCCGGTCCTGCGCTCCGCCGTCGCCGCACATCAGGAACGCTTCTACGGGCTGCAGGTGGACCCGGACAGCGAGGTCATCGTCAGCACCGGTGCCACGGAGGCCATCGCCTCGGCCCTGCTGGCCCTGACGGGTCCCGGCGACGACGTGCTGACCTTCGAACCGTTCTACGACTCCTACGGCGCCGTCATTGGACTCAGCGGTGCCACGCACACCACCGTCGCCCTCGAGGCGCCGCGCTTCCTGCCGGCCGACGGCGCCCTGGCCGCCGCGTTCTCCGACCGCACCCGCGTGGTCCTGGTCAATAATCCGCACAACCCCACGGGCGCCGTCCTGCCCCGGGAAGTCCTGCAGGAGATCGTGGACCTTGCGGCCAAGCACAACGCCGTCATCGTCACCGACGAGGTCTACGAGCACCTGACCTTCGGACCCGTGCATATCCCCGTGGCCACACTACCGGGTGCCGCCGAACGGACGCTGACCATTTCCTCGGCCGGCAAGACCTTCTCCGTGACCGGATGGAAGATCGGATGGCTCACCGGCCCGGCACCACTGGTGGCCGCAGTCCGTACCGTCAAGACCTTCCTGAGCTACACCTCCGGCACACCCTTCCAGTCCGCGGTCGCCGTCGGCCTGGGACTGGATGATTCCTACTTCACCGGCGCCGCCGCCGCCCTGCAGGCGAAACGGGATCTGCTGGGCTCGGGGCTCCGGGCCGCCGGGATGGAGGTCCTGCCCTCGTCCGGCACCTACTTCGTCACCGCCGACACCTCGGCCCTGGGCATTACGGACGCCACGGAGCTGGCCCGCAGGCTCCCGGAACTGATCGGCGTCGCCGCCATTCCCGTCGCCGTGTTCTGCCACGCCGAAGGTGCGCAGCGCACCCGGTCGCTGCTCCGGTTCGCGTTCTGCAAGAAAACCGACGTCCTGGACTCCGCCTCCGAGCGCCTTGCGCGGCTGGGCGGCCTGCTGTGA